In Pseudoalteromonas sp. '520P1 No. 423', the sequence CAGAGGGGATCCCAAGCAATCGCTCACCACCATCCGATTTGGGAATACGTACCCGTTTAACCGGAAGAGGTTGGTAAGTCTCATCGAGTATCTTAGATTTAATCCCTTGCCAGTGTTGCACAGCAAACGCGTTAAACTCATCGATTTTCATGTTATCAATGCCCGGTGCGCCTTTATTGGATTTTACATGTTGCCATGCTGTGCCAATGTTCAGGTCGCTGAGCATTTGGCTACTATGCCGTCTGCTGACTTCTGTTTAATCACTTATAAGATTACTCAGATAAACGCGATTGATTTGTTATCTTATATTCGCTCAACCAATTCGATAACTAAACTGATTGCCAAGGCTTGATCGACCAGTTGCCTCACTGGTTACTTTATCAATTGCATGTTAAACAGATCTCCCCGGATAATTGCATTCACTTTCTGTGCACTGCTGCATCATTTACGGTGGCCGTTAGATCACTTGGCTTCGTTGTCTTGTGCCAACTCGCCTCCAGCCTACGCCTCATATGATATTTTTGTTCATCAACTCGCAGATTTGCTAGCGGCTTCCTCCGGACTATCTCTCACGATTTAGCCCTTGCCATTCGCTAGTAGTTAGCGTTTAATAACAGCATGTTAGTAAACGGTGATCTTCCTACAGAGGACTTTCACCTCATTAGTAAATGCCCATGCCGGGCGTACACAAGTGCCTAAACTAAGGACGAAAAAACAGCAGGCTTGCGCTCCTTCGTCGCTAATTTTAGCCTGCTATTTCCGCCTGTTAAGTCGGGCGTTATAAAGCATAATGATATTTCGTGAAAAAATTGCCACCAAAAGAACTTTGTTCGTTGTTTGCTGTAGTAGGTTTTGGAGCTGGTTTATTATTAGGGTTATTTGCATATTTTTACTCTTTGATTAAAGGTGAGGGATTTTTGTATGCTTCAATAAACCTAATAGTACCCCCATTTGCTTATATGGTTAGTCTACTTATCACTTCAGCGTTTGGTTATCCTTTTTATTCTTTGTTCTGTTCCAGAAAGAAAAAGGGAAAAAAAGCTGATGAGTAAATGCAATATAAGTCATTTGAAAGGACAAGAAACAGTTTGCTGTTTTCGTTCCTCAACATTTTAGCAAACAATTTTTTGCCGCTTAAAACGGCGTAGCGGATACAAATCACTGTAAGGCCGAAATATGGTAAAAGTGAACTGTACAAAATACCCCAGATTGATGCGGTTATCCGCATCAAAATAACTAAGTGTGCTCGGTTTTGCCGAGCAAAATATAAAATTTTAAAAACCCGACCATTGAATACAAGATTGTAAATGTGTCTTTGATAGACGGAAAAAGTCCGTGTTAAAACACGGAATAAATCCGCCTATTAAGCTTTTATGTGTTTCAATTAGTTGCTTAAAGAGTTACAAGGAGTCAAATTATGTCTAATACAGCGATTAATAAATTCTGTCCTCGTTCAGGAAAAATAGTTGAAGTTGATTCTCTAGCACTGTATCGCGGATTTACTGTTGGTTTTTGTAATCCTGGCTGTAGGGACGACTTTGCTGGAAATATAAATGTTCGCCCAAACGACACAAACTACTTTGATGTACTTATTAAGGAAAATGAGTTGGCTCAAAAGTAATAAACACATACAAGCTAATAAACAAGAACAAATAACTGTAAGGCCGAAATATGGTAAAAGTGAACTGTACAAAATACCCCAAAGTGATTCAAAAGCGCCTATATTTTGATTCGTCGACCTAACAAAGCGGCTTTATAGGCCGCATTACATTGTTTTATTAATAAGGTTTTATCACTCAAAACCGTGCAAAACATATATATTTTGATTCATTGCTAAAAATAGCTCCAATAAAAGTCTTATATATCAATAATAGTAGTTCTTTAAATTAGTAAAAATAAGTCTCACTTTGTAACTAATAAAGTAGCTGAAGATAGTTAGATAATAAATGATTCAACAGCTTTTTATGATTTGTTTATTGTTAATCCTGCATTAAATTTAACAAAACGAATAAGTATTCCTAAACCTTAACTCTAATAATTGTGTTTTATGGGTTATGGGTTATGGTAAATCACTACAAAAGTTTAAAATAGATGATGTAACTTAGCGTATTGTTTATGTCAGACTTAAAAAATTAAAAAACAGGAATAAAATGCAACGTCTGTGCTATTTGCATTGAACAGTCATTAGCTTCTTTTAAAAATTAAAATATAAAGCAGTGTATTGCACTGCTCGACTAATCTTGTTTATACTAAAACTCGTTAAAGAAGGAAAGATTGATGTCTTGCTCTGTCCTGCCAAAGCTGAAGCCCCGACTTTAAAATATCCAAAAGAAGAAATAGGTATTCAACGTATGTTTTTTCTCTTCCTTTTATTCTAACTGGCAATATCAAGGTGCATCATCACTTTCAGATATGCAAATAGGCATAGGGAACGATACGTCTATTGAAGAGCTAAACGATTATGTCAAAACCCACCCTGAACAATTTCAGTTTCAGCCTTATCTTGGTCGTTATATAAAACAAAGCATAGGCAAACTTGATAAAAAAACGCATTGATGCTTTGTTATTTACCTACAATACAACCATGCATGAGTTAAATAAAATGCAACTTTCACATACATATCGCAATGCGGGTTGTGTTAATACGACAAATATTTATATGGCATTTACGCCCCAAGCACACAAAGAAAATATCAGGATGTTTTAGAAGTATGCAAGGCGCAGAGATGTTTTGTTTGATCAGAAGCTATTTATCGACTTGCAGAAAACAATATGTATCTGCAAGCCTATCTCTTGAATTGCTATGCAAAAATCAGCCAAAATATTCTTTAGAAGAACAAGCCCAATAATGGCAGTTTATAGGAAAAAACCAAGCAACAAACACTCCTTGTTCAACAAGCTTTTATAGGTGCATTTTCAAAAGCGATATATATCCGTATCAATACTGAATTTCTATTATCTGAAGATCTGGTGGGTGTCTGATTTTCTCCTTTAGGTATAAGTAAAGGGATGGTAAAAGAAATGGGGGCGCAATTGCATATTACCGATAAATTAGTGCTTTGCAGGATATTATGTCGTCAAAGTATTTCAGATCTAACGGTTTAAAAAAATGGATAACCTAAGTTACCCATTTGTAAAAACAATATTTTACTTAATGACTTATTTTATCGACAGCCAGCAGCATCCATATCAACAATAATCGTTGAACCAGATGCCCCTCCTGATACTTTTAAATAAGACCAATAGTTAGTGCCTGCTGCAACATCGATACACGTTGTTGTTGAACCAGATGCCGAAGCATCGTTACTATTAGTACTTGGCCAGCCACCATTTTTATATAAAATATCTAGATTACCTTGACCATGACCTGTTGTGATAGCAATCTTTTGATGATTATTTACTTCAGGGATACTAAACCACATGGTTGAAGCATTACCTAAACATGCCGCAACACCATTTTCTAACCTACCACTCGTTACAGCATTTTTAGTCGCACAAGCATCAACTAAGTTAGTCGTTGGTATTTTTGGAGATATAGTCACATCTGCTGTATCTGTATGTGAAGCACCTTGATTATCAGTTACTGTTAAAGTGACAGTATAACTGCCTGCGCTTGTATAAGTATGTGTCGGATTGATAGCGGCACTTGTATTATCTGATGAGTTTGTATCACCAAAGTTCCACGCGTAAGTGGTAATTGAGCCATCAGCATCAGTTGAACCTGACCCGTTAAAGTTAACTGAATCACCCAATGTTGCTGTATATGAACCATTTGCATTTGCAACAGGAGCCTGGTTTGTAGCTGATCCTACTGTAACAGTATAATCTTCCACTTCACCATCACCTATGTTGCCACAAGGGTTTGTTGCAGCACTGCCATATTTCATTGCTATGCGCATACGAGCCGATTTACCAGCCAAAGAACTTGGCATTGTAATACTAGCTGTCACTTGATTCTTTCCTGATAAACCTGATAATAATTTTTCATTATTAGTGAATGTGCCATCTTCATTTAAGTCAACCCAAGCTGTCCAATACTCTGTATAGTTACCACCAGCAGTCAATGCAATAGGATTGTTTCCAATAACCATAGGAATAATAACAGATGTATTATCTGCATAGCCTTCTTGTGAACTTGCATGTGAAACACCTGATGATGAAACATTAGCTATCCACTCGTATCCTGTATTGCCTGAAGCTGAACAATAAGAAATATCAGTGATAGATGCATTTGTTGTTGCAGTAGCAGTTAAACCACCGTTATCAGTTACGCTTAATGTAACTGTATAATCACCTGAAGCTGCATATGTATGTTTTGGATTTGGTTGAGAGCTTGTATTACCATCACCAAAGTGCCAAAGGTACGTGACAATTGCACCATCGGGATCAACAGAACCATTACTATTCATCGTTATTTCTTGACCTGAAATAGCTGAATATGGACCATTAATTTGTGCTACAGGCGCTTCATTTGATGCTTGTATTATGACATTTGCAGTATCTGAGGCTGTGTTACTATCATTATCTATTACGGTAAGGGTTGCAGTAAATGATCCTGTTGTAGCATATGTATGCTCAGGGTTAGCTAGGTTACTTGTATTGCCATCACCAAAATCCCATAAGTAACTTTGAATACTGCCATTTGTATCAGTAGTACCTGCGCTACTAAATATTACTTTTTGTCCCAATATTGCTGTATATGCACCATTTGCTTCGGCTAAAGGTAAATCAGAACCTAAAGAACGCTCATAATAAACTCTAAAAGTTGCATTGCTGTAATCTAAGAATGGTTCAATCATCACATTGAGTTCGCCACCACCGGCGTTTAACTCACAAAATTCACTTAATCTTGGGGCACTGAATGGCCCACAATCAAATGTTGTTGTATCTGGAACACTATTCATGCTTGCATACATATCAGGATCACCCGTATAACCCCCTGCAATAACAACAACAGTTCTTGTTGCATCTGAAGGAACTTGATATTGATAAGTTTTTACAGCGTCACCTTTTTTTGCGCTTAGGTTTGTTTCTTCAGCTAAAAATACTCTCTCGCAACCATTACATAAAGTCTCATCATCTACCGCTAAAATTTGTAAACGTGCATTAGAGTAAGCAGTAAAAGCATCTACCGTAGTGTTATATTCAAGAGTTGATGATGGTGCAGAAACAGTAACTAGCTCTGGCACACCTTTAGATTTGAATGAAATATAATCAGCAGTCCAAGTATCACCATTTTTAGCAGGTACACTACCTTTTGATACATACATATCAGGATCTTCTGTATATCCATCTAAGTAAAATGCAACTGCTTCTGTGCCACTTGGAATATTTACAACATGATTATCAACATTGCCTTTAGCCGCAGATAAATTAGTAACCTCAGTAATTAAAGACCCTGTAGGCGCAATATCTAATCCAGAACCATCCCAATAATGATCAGCTGTACTTGTTAAGTCAGATAAACCTGTCGCGATTAAGTTTTCATTTGACCATAAAGTTGCACGAGCAGGACCATGTAATGCCGCAGTCATTCTTTGAACCTGACCAGCTGTATACATGGCATAGTTATCAGAATAGTGCATAAAGTTTTCTGTATTTGTCGGCTGACCCAAACAGTTAAGTGCATTGTTTTGTAAAATACTGCTGCTCATTTGTGGTGTATCACAGTTATTATCACCTGTTGCTGCACAAAATGCTTCTTGATGGACAGAACAAACATCGCCGTCAAAAGTATGAGGTAAGTTTAACCAATGACCAAATTCATGGGTAAATACAGAGCGGAAGTTTTCGCTTGAATTTTTACCTAGGAAATTGCCGTTATACACAACACGTGACAAGCCTGCTTGAGACATGTTTAATTCTGGATACCATGCAACACCCGAGCTACTTGTTGTGCCATCATTATATAAATCTTGCTGAATATAAATATTCATATATTTGAAGTTATCCCATGCATCTGCAGAGATCTCACTATCAAATTTTGAACCGTCACCATATCCAGATTTTGCACCATGACGCACAATACCGTTAGTAGGGTTACCATTTGGATCTTTTTTAGCTAATACAAACTCAATGTTTAAATTATCACGGATCGCCTGAAACTCTGCTGCAATCGGACCATCAAGTGTATTTGTACCAAGAAAATCTTCATTTGTTCTATTTAGACCATCTAAAATCTTAGCTTCTGTTAAACACATTGCACTTTCGTCAGTACAGTTGAATTCATTACCATAAACATGAAATACAACAGGTATGTAATAGCGACCGGCGATTCCATTACCAGCTGCAGCTTGTATATCTGCACTGCTATTTGATAGTTTTTGTAAAACAGCATTCGCTTTACTTAATTTGTTTTCAAGTTGAAACTTATTGTTTTTTTGAATTTGATTCCAGTCTTGCAAGTTTGTATCTGTGCCACATACGTTACCTTGCTGGTTTTTTGTGTGTTGCGTTGAGTTTAACTGTTTTTTAAGTGTATTAATGCTTAACTGGTTTGAACCGGCCATTGCAGAAACACTGGTTAATGCGAGTAAAGCTGACATTAACTTAGTTGCATTATTCATATAAGACATGGGTTTTCCCTAGTGCTAATTAATTTATTTTTATAAATGTTGCACTTACGTTTGCTTTTAAGCAGACATAGACCAAATATCATTATGCTAAATTCAACAATATGACCCAGGTTAACTCCATTAAGCCTTTACAGCGAGAGTTAAAATTATGGCAAAGATAAAAGGTACAACATGGATAATGTATACAATATTTAATATTGATGCAACTTTATATTTACAATTTAACCTAAATTGCTGACAGGTTTTAATTTATAAGATTAATTGTTGAGTATTATGAAATAAAAATGGGTGCAAAATAACATTTTTATGAGTGATGCAAGAGAAGGTGAATATTGTACTAATTTCAATTTAGTTAAGGTAATGGGCTAATCTAAATTAGGACAAACTTAAGAGTATAGCGTTATAGTTTCAGATTAAATCTAAGTATCCATGTAGACACCGTAGCTATTGCATATTTAGACCATGTATTTATTGTCAGTGGTTTAATTCAAGACCACCTTAGTAGCAGCCTTGAATTTTAAATGGTAGCTAAATAAAATAGGATCTATTTAGTTGAGTTCTTTAATGTAACGCCTTTCATAAAACAAGCTAAGGTTTGAGCTGTACATTTTTTATAATGTTTGTTTGCAGGCTTCCTGAAAAAAGCACTGATTTCATGTTTACTTAATTCTAATCCCGCGATTTGAAAATGCGCAATTAAATCTTCCGCTTTTAAATTAAGGGCTATTTTTAATTTAGTTAAAATGATGTTGTTATTAAGTTTAGCTGATAATGCTGGTAGACCTTTTTCACTCGGGCCACGTTTAAAAACAATATAACCATTAAGAAATGTTTCTAAACTTTTATCATCTAGTGGTTCAGACGTTTCTTCTTCTGATTTTAAAATCCATGCGTTTAATTGTTCAGCCGTTACTTCTTGGCTAGCCAAGGAAAATATTTCAAGCATTTCCTCGGTTGTATGATCAAAGATTGTGTGAATTTTAAAAAGTAGATCGTTATTTGTCATTTATGTGTTCTCAATAGTGTTTAGGTCTTTAAAATGCCTAAATAGAATTCAGGGATTTTAACAGGTTTAACCACAAACACATAAAAATATTAAACCGTTGATATTATTTAGGCAATAAAATTTCAAAAGATGAACCATGAGATGTATGAACTAACTCTATTTTTCCATTGAGCTGTAAGGAAATTATTTTTTCAACAATGCTTAGCCCTAAGCCATGCCCTTTTTTCATATCGGTAGTAAAAAAAGGATTGAATATTTTATCTCGAATATTGGCGGTTATTGCGCCGACATTACCTGTATAGGCTAATTGCAAATGAGAGTGAGCTTGTATCGCCTCTATATTAATAACTCTATTATTAGTCTCAGGTTCAAATGCATGTACTAATGTATTATTGATTTAATGTGTCAAAACTTGTGAAAATAAGTTATTACATGTTTTGAATATTAAGCTGGTATCACATTTGAGTTTAATTGTGATATTCAAAGCGGTAATTTGGTTTTCTTTTGTTTTTAAGCAATTTGATATTAAATCTGCAATATTATATTCAGTGAGAATACCTTCATTTTGTGCAATAGAAATATCTTTATAATCATCAATTAATAATGCTGAATTATTTTTAGAAAAAACTTGAATCTGATTTCCATTTAACGACATTACCAGTACAACAGGAATATCCATCAATTGTGCAATAACAGTTAAGGTGGCATTTCAGTTAGATATGAGCTGTGCGTTAAGTTCTTGGTTCAATTAAATTCTAATTTAGTAACTGTTTATTATGAAATTATAGACTGATTTATAATTATTTTATGCCTCTAATTAAATAATACAGATATCATAATTTATAACGTCTGTATTATTAAAATTAAGATTTAATAAAGTTTTTCTAAATACATCTGTGCACTATCTTGCCAATTAAACCTTGATTGTTTAGCGTTTTTTACAATTTTTTTCCATTGAGAAGGCTTTGATTTAAAAATATATAATGCCTGATTAAAAGCAGTTACTAAATTATTTTGCTGTTCAATAATCGAATTGCCATTAAAACAAAAACCATTTTCTAAATGTTTAACAGTATCTTTAAGTCCGCCTACTGAATGAACTAAACAAGGTTGCCCGGCTCTTAATGCTAACATTTGGCTGATCCCACATGGCTCAAATGAGCTTGGCATTAAAAATATATCCCCTAATTGATATAGTGCGTCACTTAAGTTTTGACCATAACCATTCAAAAATAGAAAGTTATCGTGTTTTGCCATAAGCTGAGTTAATTCCAGTTCAATTTGTTTATCCCCTGAACCTAGAATAATCATTTTGCCTTCACTGGCATCTAGATGACGTAATATTTGTGAAAAAGTGTCAGGGCTACCGATATTTTGTCTTAATAAAAGCACTTTTTGATCTGTTAATCGACCAATACTAGTAATTAATGGGCCATCAAAAGTACCGCGATTAAGCCAGTCATTTATACGCTCACTTGCTATATAGTGAACACTTTTTAAATGTGGTTCTATTGACATCCAAGCTAATACAGCGCTTTTAGCGGATTTTAATAGCGTTTCATTTGATACTTTAACATTTGGTATATTTTGATAATCACAGCCATTTAAAATACCCACCACTTTGTCATTAAGTGAGGCTTTTTTCAGATCTAGCTCTAACCCTTCACCACCAAAAAAACCTTGATTAAAATTACTTTGTTCTAACACTTCTAAAGCGTATGTAGGTGAAACTAGATGCACTTTATCTGCCAAATTAATTGCTGCACGCATTGGATTAAAACAATGAGGGTATCTTGGATCGCATATTAGTTGACCATCATATGATAAAGATGAAAACCAATGTTCTAAACTTGATTCATCATGTTTAAAAGGACGGATCCCCTGTAAAGCGAGATTGTGTACTGTGTAAACCGTATGTATTTGTTTCAGTTCATGATATTTTTCGTTGTATTCACATAAAACAGCAACAAGTGCACTATGCCAATCATGAAGGTGTAATACATCTGGCATTATTATATGTTGCTCATAAATACCTTGTGCAACAGCGGCGCAAAATAAAGCATATTTTGTTGCATCTGATGAAAACGGTCTATCAGAGGGATCATCTAAATAAACACGCCCTATGCCACCAGAAGTAAATAAAGGGTGGCTTAGAATGAGTTGTCTTACAGCTAGCTCCCCCTTGCCTGTGAATATTTCATGTAAAGTAATTTCTTCATGGTGACCTGAAAATGGCACATAAAAGGTTGCTAACTTATTTGATTCGTAAATATGAGTGTAATTTCCATAATCAGGAATAATTACATCTAAGTCATTGCCAAGATTGGCAAGTGCTTGCGGTATATCTCTTACTACATCAGCAACACCACCAACCTTCGCACCTTTAATCGCATCATTTTCTGCCGCGACCATTAATATTCGCATATCCTTGATATTCCTTAAGCTAATTCAGCTACTTGTTCAATATTTTGTGTAGATTGTTGTTTTTTCTCTAAAGCGATAAGCATATCTCTGGTAACTAAAACAATGCCTTTTTTTGAAACTCTAAAACCATTTTTAATATCTTGATCTAGGTCATAGCCTATTTCTAAATTATCAGGAATTTCACAACTTCTATCTATAATGGCACGTTTAATTTTACAATTTCGACCAATTATAGCTGCTGGTAAAATAACACTTTCATTAATCTCACAAAAAGAATGCACATGCACATTTGAAAATAATAAAGATTTTCTAACTGTTGCGCCAGATATAATACAACCACCAGAAACAGTTGAATCTACAGCCATTCCGCGCCTTTCGTCATCATCAAATACAAATTTAGCGGGTGCTAATTGTTCTTGGTATGTCCAAATTGGCCAGTTTGCATCGTATAGGTCTAGTTGAGGTTCAGGAGAAGCAAGCTCCATATTCGCTTCCCAAAATGAATCTAATGTACCAACATCACGCCAATAAGGTTGACCTTCATGGCCAGGATCACTAAATGGGAATGCAAATACATTATGCTCTTCTATAATTGCTGGAATGATATCATGGCCAAAATCTCTACCTGAACCTTCTCTTTGTGCATCTTTTTTTAGTTGCTCAAATAAAAACTCAGTATTAAATACATAATTTCCCATTGACGCTAAACATGTACCTGGTTTTCCAGGAATAGAAGTTGGACTAGTTGGTTTTTCATCAAAACGTTTTACGCGGTTTTGTTTATCAACTGTCATTACGCCAAAAGTATCTGCAGCCTCTTCCACATCAGTTTCGATGCAACACACTGTCATATCAGCATTAGTTTCAACGTGTTTTGCAATTAAAGCACCGTAATCCATTCTATAAACATGATCGCCAGATAATATCATCACGTATTTTGGTAACTCATGACGAATAATATCCATATTTTGAAAAACAGCATCAGCAGTACCACAGTACCAATCATCACCATATCTTTGAGATGCAGGTAAAATTTCAACTGATTCACCCAGTTCTTTTTTAAAATGACCCCAAGCACGATTAACATGACGTATTAAAGAGTGAGATTTATATTGTGTGGCAATCCCTACTCTTCGTATTCCTGAGTTAATACAATTTGATAGTGGGAAATCAATGATCCTGAACTTACCACCAAAATATACAGCGGGTTTAGCACGCCAATCAGTGAGTTCATGTAAACGTGAACCACGACCACCAGCTAAAATTAAGGCATATGTTTCTCTAGTTAAGTTACTAATATAACGATTTTCATAATTTGGCATTTTTAACTTCTCCGTAAGTATTTAAATGTTTTTCAGTTGCCAGATGTCCTGGCTATATTCGTTAATTGTGCGATCACTTGAAAATGAGCCACTTGCTGCAGTATTTAAAATGCTCAAGCGAGTCCAATGGGTTTTATCTTGATATGCCAACTCTGCCATATGCTGAGCTTTTACATAACTTTCAAAGTCATATGCTACTAGCCATTCATCAGTTGGACTTTTGATTGAATCAAGTAAAGGTTGAAATAAACCAGGTTCAAATAAATTAAAATGTCCAGACTCTATTAATGTGATGACTTCTTTTAAATCCGGTGAGTTTTCGATAATGCTATTCGGATCATAGTTTGCTCTTATATCTTTGAGTTGCTCTGATTTTGCACCAAATAAAAAGAAATTATCATCACCAACAGCCTGCTTAATTTCAATGTTGGCACCATCTAAAGTGCCAATGGTGATAGCCCCATTCATCATAAATTTCATATTGCCTGTCCCTGACGCTTCTTTACCCGTTGTTGAAATTTGCTCAGATAGATCAGTCGCAGGACAAATGGTTTCCATGGCTGTAACATTGTAATTAGGTAAAAAAGCAACTCTTAGATATGGCTTAGCAAGAGGATCTGCATTAATTGTTTGCGCTACATTATTAATAAGCTTAATAATTAACTTTGCGATAAAATAGCCAGGCGCAGCTTTACCGCCAAACAATACACATCTTGGTGTGAGCGTTTTTGTATCGCCTTTACGTATACGCTCATATAAATGGATCACATGCAAAACATTGAGCAATTGTCGTTTATATTCATGTATCCGCTTTACTTGAACATCAAACATCATGTTGGCATCAAACTCGACATTGCAATCTCGTTTAACTAAGGCAACTAGCTTTTGTTTATTATCAAACTTCACTTGCTGCCATTGTTTTTGAAAAGCGTTATTATCAAAAAATCTGCGTATTTGTTTTACCTTTGAAAAATCTCGGATCCAATCATCACCAATATTTTTAGAAATTAATTTAGCGAGATTTTCATTACAATGAGATAGCCAACGCCTAGGGGTAACACCATTGGTTTTATTATTAAACTTAGTTGGCCACAGCTGGTAAAAGTCATTAAATAAACCTTTAGTGAGTAATTGGGTATGTAATGCAGCTACACCATTTACCGAAAAGCTGCCTACAATAGCCAGATACGCCATACGGATCTGAGGAACTTCTCCCTCTTCAATTAAAGACATATTTCTTTGTTTGTTTATATCGCCAGGCCATTTACATGCCACTTCTAATAAAAATCGCGCGTTTATTTCATAAATAATCTCTAATAATCTAGGTAATAAGTTTTTAAATAATGGCACTGACCATTTTTCTAGCGCTTCAGGCAACAAAGTATGGTTTGTATAAGCCATGGTTTTTGTGGTGATTGACCAAGCTCGGTCCCAATCCACATCATAATCGTCGATTAATAACCGCATAAGCTCAGCAACTGCGATACTTGGATGTGTATCATTAAGTTGAAAAACATTATTTTGTGCAAAGTCAGCAAAGTCTTCACCAAATCGAGCAACCCAGTCAGCTAAAATATCTTGTAAACTTGCTGACGTTAAAAAGTATTGCTGGCGTAATCTTAGCTCTTTACCATTTTCACTGGCATCATTTGGATATAACACCATAGTGATTTGCTCAGCTAAATTTTTATGTGCGACAGCGTCAGTGTAACTCCCTGCATTAAACTCATCTAA encodes:
- a CDS encoding glycogen/starch/alpha-glucan phosphorylase — encoded protein: MSSENISSLRDLQEGPVIDENTLHDDLTRHFYYTLGRDRVGKSHLYLYNALALTIRDRLIARCRQTRQSLINKPTKQVAYLSLEFLMGRALGNAVLNLELDESVKKALEQYSSTLEEVSDAEHDAGLGNGGLGRLAACFLDSCASLALPVTGYGIRYEYGMFNQSIENGHQVEHPDNWLREGHPWEISAPEHTRRIKFFGHVEIYQDKKGRKHHQWLGTEDVLAVPYDVPIPGYKNDVVNTLRLWKAEATDEFDLDEFNAGSYTDAVAHKNLAEQITMVLYPNDASENGKELRLRQQYFLTSASLQDILADWVARFGEDFADFAQNNVFQLNDTHPSIAVAELMRLLIDDYDVDWDRAWSITTKTMAYTNHTLLPEALEKWSVPLFKNLLPRLLEIIYEINARFLLEVACKWPGDINKQRNMSLIEEGEVPQIRMAYLAIVGSFSVNGVAALHTQLLTKGLFNDFYQLWPTKFNNKTNGVTPRRWLSHCNENLAKLISKNIGDDWIRDFSKVKQIRRFFDNNAFQKQWQQVKFDNKQKLVALVKRDCNVEFDANMMFDVQVKRIHEYKRQLLNVLHVIHLYERIRKGDTKTLTPRCVLFGGKAAPGYFIAKLIIKLINNVAQTINADPLAKPYLRVAFLPNYNVTAMETICPATDLSEQISTTGKEASGTGNMKFMMNGAITIGTLDGANIEIKQAVGDDNFFLFGAKSEQLKDIRANYDPNSIIENSPDLKEVITLIESGHFNLFEPGLFQPLLDSIKSPTDEWLVAYDFESYVKAQHMAELAYQDKTHWTRLSILNTAASGSFSSDRTINEYSQDIWQLKNI